A window of Mucilaginibacter paludis DSM 18603 contains these coding sequences:
- a CDS encoding DUF3419 family protein — protein MDELTKKVDFNIIRYANCWEDADILLQGLSPAAGTKILSIGSAGDNSFALLATHPAIVVAVDINRIQLHLIELKKAAIQALDYAEVLQFLGFEPSSQRLKMFNSFKAGLSTEARAYWEAKKTIIETGVIYAGKFETYFKLFTSRILPLIHSKKTVAQLFAIKTQVEQEAFFNQKWNSWRWKLLFKIFFSKYVMGRYGRDPEFMKEVDVSVSTTIYNQASAHLKSAEAQQNFILHFTLTGTFGTLLPYYLREENFALIKSNIDRLVIKEGYAQQAIGDYGKFGAMNLSNIFEYMDKRTFSAVAEALVAGTERGGKLAYWNLMVPRRISQVFAEKVNYERELSTELTKKDKGFFYNQMIIDTIK, from the coding sequence ATGGACGAACTGACGAAAAAAGTTGATTTTAACATCATCCGGTATGCCAATTGCTGGGAAGATGCGGATATCCTGCTCCAGGGTTTATCGCCAGCGGCAGGCACTAAAATACTTTCCATCGGCTCGGCGGGCGATAATAGTTTCGCGCTGTTGGCTACCCATCCCGCAATAGTGGTAGCCGTGGATATCAACAGGATACAACTTCATTTGATCGAATTGAAAAAGGCCGCTATCCAAGCCTTGGATTATGCCGAAGTATTACAATTTTTAGGCTTTGAGCCATCATCTCAAAGGCTTAAAATGTTTAATAGCTTTAAAGCCGGGTTGAGCACCGAAGCGCGGGCCTATTGGGAAGCAAAAAAAACTATTATAGAGACAGGGGTAATTTATGCAGGCAAATTTGAAACGTACTTTAAGTTATTTACCAGCCGCATTTTACCGCTTATCCACTCAAAAAAAACGGTGGCCCAGCTATTCGCCATTAAGACTCAAGTCGAACAGGAAGCGTTTTTTAATCAGAAATGGAACTCCTGGCGGTGGAAACTTCTATTCAAAATATTTTTCAGTAAATATGTGATGGGACGCTACGGGCGCGACCCGGAGTTTATGAAAGAAGTTGATGTATCAGTTTCCACAACCATTTACAACCAAGCCTCGGCTCATTTAAAATCGGCAGAAGCCCAGCAAAACTTTATCCTCCATTTTACGCTCACCGGAACTTTTGGGACACTGTTGCCCTACTATCTCCGCGAAGAAAACTTTGCCCTTATTAAATCAAATATCGATCGCCTGGTTATCAAGGAAGGTTACGCGCAACAAGCCATTGGTGACTATGGAAAGTTTGGAGCCATGAATTTATCTAATATATTTGAATATATGGATAAAAGGACCTTTTCGGCCGTGGCTGAAGCCCTGGTAGCCGGCACAGAGCGGGGTGGTAAGCTGGCGTACTGGAATTTAATGGTGCCACGACGGATATCACAGGTTTTTGCTGAAAAAGTAAATTATGAGCGCGAACTTTCAACTGAGCTAACCAAAAAAGATAAAGGTTTTTTTTATAACCAAATGATTATCGATACCATTAAATGA
- a CDS encoding diacylglycerol/polyprenol kinase family protein, producing the protein MAISDPVAAVFGKRWPYGKFYVLKDKKTLVGSLAFFLSACIVSVILFYFLPQGQYGFAPVCIVTLSSAAIATLAEAFSAKGFDNLTIPASVVFVLTLLDV; encoded by the coding sequence ATGGCCATTAGCGATCCGGTAGCGGCTGTATTTGGCAAAAGATGGCCCTACGGCAAGTTTTATGTGCTGAAAGATAAAAAAACATTGGTGGGGTCATTAGCTTTTTTTTTATCGGCCTGTATCGTTAGTGTTATTTTATTTTACTTTCTGCCGCAAGGCCAATATGGTTTCGCCCCGGTATGTATTGTTACCCTTTCATCTGCTGCGATAGCTACCCTGGCAGAGGCTTTCAGCGCAAAGGGTTTTGATAACTTAACCATCCCGGCGAGTGTGGTATTTGTTTTAACTTTATTGGATGTTTGA
- a CDS encoding AMP-binding protein — MSNNYEAFNITDLFFEAAKKHPLKTAIIAQGKRIHFGGLAAEVERTAQYFLKKGIGKGDRVLVFVPMGVNLYRIVLALFKIGATAVFLDEWVSKQRMEECCKVAQCKAFIGIAKARILAFLSAELRKIPIKLGVGYKEAGPKMPIPVTTTEDTALITFTTGSTGTPKAALRTHGFLYHQFIALREEIKPADANVAMVVLPIVLLINLATGTTSVITDFKSSKPNSLKPEQIIKDIETYSVNLIIASPFFVKKLSEYIIQNQISIAGMEKIFTGGAPVFPAEAAIYNEAFPKTTIQIVYGSTEAEPISLINIRRLLTLNDQIFNGLNVGRVAECAQVKIIQILDKVIELNTEGELTGITLPVSQVGEIIVSGKHVLKQYFNNDKALKRNKIFIADECWHRTGDSGYLNAAGDLFLTGRCNTLIEKDGKMVYPFIYENYFQSVDGVEVGTMVLLKDRITAVIELKNRRKDKDVKNTLMADDQIEQVVFLEKAPRDLRHNSKIDYQNLATVLEKLD; from the coding sequence ATGAGCAATAATTACGAAGCCTTTAACATTACAGATTTGTTTTTTGAAGCGGCAAAAAAACATCCGCTTAAAACGGCAATTATTGCCCAAGGAAAGCGGATCCATTTTGGCGGCCTTGCGGCTGAGGTTGAAAGAACCGCCCAGTATTTTTTAAAAAAAGGCATTGGCAAAGGCGATAGGGTATTGGTATTTGTACCAATGGGCGTCAACCTGTACCGTATTGTGCTGGCCCTGTTTAAGATTGGCGCTACCGCGGTTTTTCTGGATGAGTGGGTGAGTAAGCAAAGGATGGAAGAATGTTGCAAGGTGGCGCAATGCAAAGCCTTTATTGGTATTGCCAAAGCGAGGATATTGGCTTTTCTTTCGGCCGAATTAAGAAAGATACCGATTAAATTGGGTGTGGGTTATAAGGAGGCAGGGCCGAAGATGCCAATCCCGGTTACCACAACGGAAGATACAGCATTAATTACGTTTACCACCGGTAGCACGGGTACCCCTAAGGCGGCATTGCGTACCCATGGTTTTTTGTATCACCAATTTATAGCGCTTCGCGAGGAGATAAAGCCTGCCGATGCAAATGTAGCCATGGTAGTGTTACCTATTGTATTGCTGATTAATTTGGCAACGGGTACCACGTCGGTTATTACCGATTTTAAGAGCAGCAAACCCAATTCGCTCAAGCCGGAGCAAATCATTAAAGACATTGAAACCTATTCGGTTAATCTGATCATCGCGTCGCCTTTTTTTGTGAAGAAGCTTTCGGAATACATCATCCAAAACCAAATTTCAATTGCCGGGATGGAAAAGATTTTTACGGGTGGGGCACCTGTGTTCCCGGCGGAAGCTGCAATTTATAATGAAGCCTTTCCTAAAACAACCATACAAATTGTCTATGGATCTACGGAGGCGGAGCCGATTAGTTTAATTAACATTCGTCGCTTGTTAACATTGAATGATCAAATTTTTAACGGGCTAAACGTAGGCCGCGTAGCTGAGTGTGCCCAAGTGAAAATTATCCAAATTTTGGATAAAGTAATTGAACTGAATACTGAAGGCGAATTAACGGGTATCACGCTGCCGGTTAGCCAGGTTGGCGAGATTATAGTAAGCGGCAAGCATGTGCTGAAGCAATATTTTAATAACGATAAGGCCCTAAAAAGGAATAAAATTTTTATTGCTGATGAGTGCTGGCACCGGACAGGCGATAGTGGCTACCTGAATGCCGCTGGCGATTTGTTTTTAACCGGAAGATGCAATACCTTGATTGAAAAAGACGGGAAGATGGTTTATCCTTTTATTTATGAAAATTATTTTCAATCGGTGGATGGTGTGGAGGTAGGCACGATGGTGCTGCTGAAAGACCGGATCACGGCGGTTATCGAACTCAAAAACCGGCGCAAAGATAAAGATGTAAAGAATACCCTTATGGCCGACGATCAGATTGAACAAGTAGTTTTCCTGGAAAAAGCACCTCGCGATTTAAGGCATAACTCCAAAATTGATTATCAAAACCTGGCAACAGTTTTAGAGAAACTTGATTGA
- a CDS encoding TraB/GumN family protein translates to MLYQSQSAKPGNVIKFCLFIFFLALISIPAFSQNKSNYSLLWRISGKTLKQPSYLFGTMHVKDKRAFQFSDSVMLALQRCEAFALEVHPDTLLYDMFTAIDKDDSKRIREMLTDEQYKELAKRFEQKNGYPMGEINSLVIENLIDRKKPKPDDKNTFVDAYLLGIANTLGKNVNGLEKSKDQVNFFDDADKLKSRIEYYLDGKDTLAEDAEMDKLTNLYSKGYLDDIYKYLDENNAFDSVLIARNKVMLNSMLRIMATKAMFTAVGVAHLAGGDGLIALLRKNGYTVTCVNASFTGVSDQFKIDQSRFPWTTFTSKDDGYTMEVPGPPMIRDAHENSFKIVIYPDMVNELYYGAYVIPMPSNGKESNLQAVENGVKRYKASMQGKLIDEKIISVNNLPGVELVVKTQETTMRMEFVAKNNLLYCLYLGNRADALHQPDANRFFKSLRIFQRTEKPATPWINYKNPEGAFSVSLPVVPQLFNKEVPLAAGSDLGPYLLHIYSSADEKNKMEYLVRYNDLPTGMYMFGEQAAFESIFQSFKGAGGFIGKPVKIQKDGFEGRSVKLTFSNFNAEANIYIRGNRQYFLLRQSTVAGGKVMPKDDFFNSFKFTDYQDAPSFIYKPADESFSIDLLSKPKTKKDSIGNTTYLQNSITTLATNPASGAVYGVEYLKIAPYYRAENVDTLYKNVINKLLSYTDTLLKVDTVLFDGHKGREFITQTKNSAHKKRHRLFIDQQSMILLTGYMNSDEYFSAASNRFFNSYVKLKDAAPFDIKASKADRILGDLRSPDSTITKSAKGALNYYDFTDTELPSVYAALKRSYPDDTLYQGIRHKLINKLIKCHNDSTLNQLNVLYHATNTPDELKLAVLRVLPVIDKQKGYPLYFDNLTTTPFIKLQENYEAFLPLQDSLEYAAANFNRIMPLLKHPQYRQRVLSLAVNLLGDKNNAFADLIKSNYQELTSYNGQDIDSYLTDTATTAYNTSVYYYLQLMEKVPGHPDVDSFTAKIIKKGRAGSQLLNAVSARIANHLAVPPSVLNLLLDSIGTRYDVMAAYNKVNQLNKVPLKYRTPAEFGRVCMYNYVGENSDEEAYPDKVSFLGTVSYQGVSYYVYKFRQLLSDESRDIIGVYKHHKIGAAGLDFKKYNCFANWSSKKVNWQLQAQKMIAEWKKQK, encoded by the coding sequence ATGCTTTATCAATCACAATCTGCCAAACCTGGTAACGTTATCAAATTCTGCCTGTTTATTTTTTTTCTGGCGTTAATCTCCATCCCTGCGTTTTCGCAAAACAAGTCCAATTATAGTTTGCTGTGGCGCATTAGCGGTAAAACCTTAAAGCAACCCTCGTACCTGTTCGGCACCATGCACGTTAAGGATAAGCGGGCTTTTCAGTTTAGTGATTCGGTGATGCTGGCCTTGCAGCGTTGTGAAGCCTTTGCCCTGGAGGTACATCCGGATACCTTGCTTTATGATATGTTTACCGCCATTGATAAGGATGATAGTAAAAGAATACGCGAGATGCTTACCGATGAGCAGTATAAAGAGTTAGCCAAACGATTTGAACAAAAAAATGGCTACCCCATGGGCGAGATTAACTCCCTGGTGATTGAAAACCTGATTGATAGGAAAAAACCAAAGCCTGATGATAAAAATACTTTTGTGGATGCCTACTTACTGGGTATAGCCAATACGCTGGGCAAAAATGTTAATGGATTAGAAAAATCGAAAGACCAGGTTAATTTTTTTGATGATGCGGATAAGCTTAAAAGCAGGATTGAGTATTACCTGGATGGCAAGGATACTTTGGCTGAGGATGCCGAAATGGATAAGTTAACTAACCTTTACAGCAAGGGTTACCTGGATGATATTTATAAATACCTGGATGAGAATAACGCGTTCGACTCTGTGTTAATTGCGCGGAACAAGGTGATGCTGAACAGCATGCTGCGCATTATGGCCACAAAAGCCATGTTTACAGCCGTTGGGGTGGCGCATTTGGCAGGGGGCGACGGCTTGATAGCCTTGCTTCGGAAAAATGGATATACAGTTACCTGTGTAAATGCATCCTTTACCGGAGTGAGCGATCAGTTTAAGATCGACCAGTCCAGGTTTCCGTGGACAACCTTTACCTCGAAAGACGACGGCTACACGATGGAAGTACCAGGCCCGCCAATGATAAGAGATGCTCACGAAAATAGCTTTAAAATAGTGATCTATCCGGATATGGTTAACGAATTATATTACGGCGCCTATGTGATCCCGATGCCGTCAAACGGAAAGGAGAGTAATTTACAGGCGGTTGAAAACGGTGTTAAGCGCTATAAAGCGAGTATGCAAGGCAAACTTATAGATGAGAAAATTATCAGTGTAAACAATTTGCCCGGTGTTGAGCTGGTAGTTAAAACCCAGGAAACCACCATGCGCATGGAGTTTGTTGCAAAAAATAACCTGTTGTACTGCTTATATCTTGGCAACCGGGCTGATGCTCTTCATCAGCCTGATGCAAATCGATTTTTCAAATCTTTACGAATATTCCAGCGTACAGAAAAGCCCGCTACTCCCTGGATCAATTATAAAAATCCCGAGGGGGCTTTTTCTGTTTCGCTACCGGTTGTACCGCAGTTATTTAATAAGGAAGTGCCCTTGGCTGCAGGCAGCGACCTTGGCCCATATCTATTGCATATTTACTCATCTGCCGACGAAAAAAATAAAATGGAATACCTGGTCCGCTACAACGATCTTCCAACCGGAATGTATATGTTTGGTGAACAGGCTGCTTTCGAAAGTATATTTCAAAGTTTTAAGGGTGCAGGTGGCTTTATTGGCAAACCTGTTAAAATACAAAAGGATGGTTTTGAAGGTAGATCGGTAAAACTGACTTTCAGCAACTTTAACGCAGAAGCTAATATTTATATCCGGGGTAACCGGCAGTATTTTTTGTTAAGGCAAAGCACCGTAGCAGGCGGCAAAGTAATGCCGAAGGATGATTTTTTTAACTCCTTTAAGTTTACAGATTACCAGGATGCACCGTCTTTTATTTACAAACCTGCTGATGAGAGCTTTAGTATCGATCTGCTCTCTAAGCCGAAAACTAAAAAAGATTCTATCGGCAATACAACCTACCTGCAAAACTCAATCACCACTTTGGCAACTAACCCGGCATCGGGCGCAGTGTATGGTGTAGAGTACCTCAAAATCGCCCCTTATTACCGGGCCGAAAACGTGGATACCCTCTATAAAAATGTAATTAATAAATTATTGAGCTATACGGATACGTTGTTAAAGGTAGATACTGTATTATTTGATGGCCACAAAGGGCGCGAGTTTATTACTCAAACTAAAAATAGCGCCCATAAAAAACGGCACCGTTTGTTTATCGATCAACAATCCATGATCCTTTTAACAGGTTACATGAATAGTGATGAATACTTTAGCGCCGCAAGTAACAGGTTTTTTAACTCGTACGTTAAGCTGAAAGACGCAGCGCCATTTGATATCAAGGCTTCAAAAGCAGATAGGATACTGGGCGATCTTCGGTCGCCGGATAGTACAATCACCAAGTCCGCCAAAGGGGCTTTAAATTATTATGATTTTACAGATACTGAGCTTCCCTCTGTTTACGCCGCGCTAAAAAGAAGCTATCCTGATGATACACTTTACCAGGGTATTAGGCATAAACTCATCAACAAACTCATCAAATGCCATAACGATTCTACCTTAAATCAGTTAAACGTTCTCTACCATGCTACTAACACACCTGACGAGTTAAAACTGGCGGTTTTAAGAGTTTTACCAGTTATCGACAAACAAAAAGGTTACCCTCTGTACTTTGATAATTTAACAACAACTCCATTTATCAAGCTGCAAGAAAACTATGAAGCATTTTTACCTTTACAGGATTCTTTGGAATATGCGGCGGCTAACTTTAACCGGATTATGCCTCTTTTAAAGCATCCGCAATACCGGCAGCGGGTGTTGAGCTTGGCTGTGAATTTGCTTGGGGATAAAAATAATGCATTTGCCGACCTGATTAAAAGTAATTATCAGGAATTGACAAGCTATAACGGCCAGGATATAGACAGTTACTTAACTGATACCGCAACCACCGCTTACAATACCTCGGTATATTATTATTTGCAACTGATGGAGAAAGTGCCTGGGCACCCTGATGTGGATAGTTTTACTGCGAAGATTATCAAAAAAGGACGTGCTGGATCTCAGCTTCTGAATGCCGTAAGCGCGAGGATAGCAAACCATCTCGCAGTTCCGCCATCTGTTCTTAATTTGTTGTTAGATAGCATTGGCACGCGATATGATGTAATGGCCGCATACAACAAGGTTAATCAATTAAATAAAGTGC